Proteins encoded together in one Micromonospora kangleipakensis window:
- a CDS encoding ricin-type beta-trefoil lectin domain protein: MLGTPARRERTTRRRALAVLSAAALALPMIGGPASPAAAADRPTIQPLPTALETVRAAEATALYGSPDIRPLEQRRSALVTMGDSEISGEGVGNYVPGTHQDGNWCDRSYDQAVFRTGIPADERYNLACSGATPWNLVAGGPTQHNELNQGDYLAIKARNTHVKLIWVVAGANGDGTIQFGPVATDCAVRRVFFQGPCYPTYTDQWTIRTDGSRRAVAEAITSIRQTMTGAGYLRSDYELVLMSYPSPGSPDVEDNPDFPGWYAGGCLLYLADAAFARNKAVPLFESALRAAAAETGTRYLDASRLFHGHEVCTDNTSVRGLYIEVGIWDENAARQSFHPNYRGHGMFAQCITQFWNSGQEKATCVDPASTGQGVLHPGLMEFRQLRNAATGTCVDGRGYDSRNGTVQQSYACHGGRNQGFWYDPTRQSLHSELSHDRCLDVSGGSLTSGTTVNIYDCHGGLNQKFVFAGSQLKPAGATNLCVAFDNPWLGTPRLRLASCSTSTRQQWSFESRSFANPVGYGHDDFIGSRVY; the protein is encoded by the coding sequence ATGCTTGGTACCCCCGCCAGGCGCGAACGGACGACCCGACGGCGTGCCCTGGCCGTCCTCTCCGCCGCCGCCCTCGCCCTGCCGATGATCGGCGGACCGGCCTCCCCCGCGGCCGCCGCCGACCGTCCCACCATCCAGCCGCTCCCGACCGCCCTCGAAACCGTCCGCGCCGCCGAGGCCACCGCGCTCTACGGCTCCCCCGACATCCGCCCGCTGGAGCAGCGCCGCAGCGCGCTGGTCACCATGGGCGACAGCGAGATCTCCGGTGAGGGGGTCGGCAACTACGTCCCCGGCACCCACCAGGACGGCAACTGGTGCGACCGCTCCTACGACCAGGCCGTCTTCCGTACCGGCATCCCGGCCGACGAGCGGTACAACCTGGCCTGCTCCGGCGCCACCCCGTGGAACCTCGTCGCCGGCGGGCCCACCCAGCACAACGAGCTCAACCAGGGTGACTACCTGGCGATCAAGGCCCGCAACACGCACGTCAAGCTGATCTGGGTGGTCGCCGGGGCCAACGGCGACGGCACCATCCAGTTCGGACCGGTGGCCACCGACTGCGCGGTCCGCCGGGTCTTCTTCCAGGGCCCGTGCTACCCCACGTACACGGACCAGTGGACGATCCGCACCGACGGCAGCCGGCGCGCGGTCGCCGAGGCGATCACCTCGATCCGGCAGACCATGACCGGGGCCGGCTACCTGCGCTCGGACTACGAACTGGTGCTGATGTCGTACCCGAGCCCGGGCAGCCCGGACGTGGAGGACAACCCGGACTTCCCCGGCTGGTACGCCGGCGGCTGCCTGCTCTACCTGGCCGACGCCGCGTTCGCCCGGAACAAGGCGGTGCCGCTCTTCGAGTCGGCCCTGCGTGCGGCGGCAGCGGAGACCGGCACCCGCTACCTGGACGCCAGCCGGCTCTTCCACGGCCACGAGGTCTGCACCGACAACACCTCGGTCCGAGGTCTCTACATCGAGGTGGGGATCTGGGACGAGAACGCCGCCCGGCAGTCGTTCCACCCCAACTACCGGGGGCACGGCATGTTCGCCCAGTGCATCACCCAGTTCTGGAACTCGGGGCAGGAGAAGGCGACCTGCGTCGACCCGGCCAGCACCGGGCAGGGCGTGCTCCACCCGGGGCTGATGGAGTTCAGGCAGCTCCGCAACGCCGCCACCGGCACCTGTGTGGACGGCAGGGGGTACGACTCGCGCAACGGCACCGTCCAGCAGTCGTACGCCTGCCACGGCGGCCGCAACCAGGGCTTCTGGTACGACCCGACCCGCCAGTCGCTGCACTCGGAGCTCTCCCACGACCGCTGCCTGGACGTCTCGGGCGGGTCGCTGACCTCGGGCACCACAGTCAACATCTACGACTGCCACGGCGGGCTCAACCAGAAGTTCGTCTTCGCCGGCAGCCAGCTCAAGCCGGCCGGCGCGACCAACCTCTGCGTGGCGTTCGACAACCCGTGGCTGGGCACCCCGCGGCTGCGGCTGGCCAGCTGCTCCACCAGCACCCGCCAGCAGTGGTCCTTCGAGTCGCGGTCGTTCGCCAACCCGGTGGGCTACGGCCACGACGACTTCATCGGCTCGCGGGTGTACTGA
- a CDS encoding sensor histidine kinase — MPDPTGSPPPPGPPPPGSWPPPGPQSATGPHRPQQPTVALPVIGPRTPPTAPRRRFASTLTTRAVLVTCAVALVSVLVTALVAVPLAARGAERRDQAALAAQARLAADVLRVRPARQRDNAGDRLIRQLRQQEIDVYVIRAGQVDRPGLPRQVVTRVSTGRDVSGRRLVNGERALVEGRALPAGDGVVLTRATSNGPWRQVLLSLWLPLLAGLAAGVAAGLLLARRLARPIRTAATAAARLRAGDRAVRVPVEPPDEVADLAYALNGLAAALSTSEGRQREFLLSVSHELRTPLTAIRGYAEALADGVIDADGVPDTGRTMLAEAEHLDRLVSDLLSLARLEAADFPLEPVQVDLARLAAEAERTWSDRCAALGVAFRVEVPPGPVPAYTDPGRIRQVLDGLLENALRVVPPGAPVVLAARPAGADPAAGGIVEVRDGGPGFTDDDLAVAFERGALHQRYRGVRKVGSGLGLALAAGLVRRLGGDIAAGHAPEGGAAFTVRLPGDPYLTRTRG; from the coding sequence ATGCCTGACCCCACCGGCTCACCACCGCCCCCGGGCCCGCCGCCGCCCGGCTCATGGCCGCCGCCCGGCCCGCAGTCCGCCACGGGGCCGCACCGACCGCAGCAGCCGACCGTCGCCCTGCCGGTGATCGGGCCGCGTACCCCGCCGACGGCCCCGCGCCGGCGGTTCGCCAGCACGCTGACCACCCGCGCGGTGCTGGTCACCTGTGCGGTGGCACTGGTGTCGGTGCTGGTGACCGCGCTGGTCGCGGTCCCTCTCGCGGCACGCGGCGCGGAGCGGCGCGACCAGGCGGCGCTCGCCGCCCAGGCCCGCCTCGCCGCCGACGTGCTGCGGGTCCGCCCCGCCCGGCAGCGGGACAACGCCGGGGACCGGCTGATCCGCCAGCTCCGGCAGCAGGAGATCGACGTGTACGTCATCCGCGCCGGTCAGGTGGACCGCCCGGGCCTGCCCCGGCAGGTGGTGACCCGGGTGTCGACCGGCCGGGACGTCTCCGGACGACGGCTGGTGAACGGCGAGCGGGCCCTGGTCGAGGGGCGGGCGCTGCCCGCCGGCGACGGCGTGGTGCTGACCCGGGCCACCAGCAACGGTCCGTGGCGGCAGGTGCTGCTCAGCCTCTGGCTGCCGCTGCTGGCCGGGCTCGCCGCCGGGGTGGCGGCCGGGCTGCTGCTCGCCCGCCGACTGGCCCGGCCGATCCGGACCGCGGCCACCGCCGCCGCCCGGCTGCGCGCCGGAGACCGGGCGGTACGCGTACCGGTCGAGCCGCCGGACGAGGTGGCCGACCTGGCGTACGCGCTGAACGGGCTCGCCGCCGCGCTGTCCACCAGCGAGGGACGGCAACGCGAGTTCCTGCTCTCGGTCTCGCACGAGCTGCGCACCCCGTTGACCGCGATCCGCGGCTACGCCGAGGCGCTCGCCGACGGGGTGATCGACGCGGACGGCGTGCCCGACACCGGCCGGACGATGCTCGCCGAGGCCGAGCACCTGGACCGGCTGGTCAGCGACCTGCTGTCGCTGGCCCGGCTGGAGGCCGCCGACTTCCCGCTCGAACCGGTCCAGGTCGACCTGGCCCGGCTGGCGGCCGAGGCGGAACGGACCTGGTCCGACCGGTGCGCGGCGCTCGGGGTGGCGTTCCGGGTGGAGGTGCCGCCGGGACCGGTGCCGGCGTACACCGATCCGGGGCGGATCCGGCAGGTGCTCGACGGCCTGCTGGAGAACGCGCTGCGGGTCGTACCGCCGGGGGCGCCGGTGGTGCTCGCGGCCCGGCCGGCCGGCGCGGACCCGGCCGCTGGCGGGATCGTGGAGGTCCGCGACGGCGGACCCGGCTTCACCGACGACGACCTGGCGGTGGCGTTCGAGCGCGGCGCGCTGCACCAGCGGTACCGGGGGGTGCGCAAGGTGGGCAGCGGGCTCGGGCTGGCGCTCGCCGCCGGGCTGGTCCGCCGGCTCGGCGGCGACATCGCGGCCGGGCACGCGCCGGAGGGCGGGGCGGCCTTCACCGTCCGGCTGCCCGGTGATCCTTACCTGACCCGAACACGGGGCTGA
- a CDS encoding response regulator transcription factor yields the protein MTADTAQRGLVLVVEDEPAIADLVRLYLSRDGFGVHLERDGVGGLAAARRLRPVACVLDIALPGLAGTEICRRLREAGDWTPVIFLTARDDEVDRIVGLELGADDYVTKPFSPRELVARVRAVLRRAAGAPAGAEQPRVVGPVVLDPARRTVTAAGAPVQLTSTEFDLLAHLMARPGRVFTREELLAGVWGYAAHAGTRTVDVHVAQVRAKLGPASVIRTHRGVGYAADA from the coding sequence GTGACCGCCGACACCGCGCAGCGCGGGCTCGTCCTCGTGGTGGAGGACGAGCCGGCCATCGCCGACCTGGTCCGGCTCTATCTCAGCCGGGACGGCTTCGGCGTACACCTGGAACGGGACGGCGTCGGAGGCCTCGCCGCGGCGCGGCGGCTGCGCCCGGTGGCCTGCGTGCTGGACATCGCGCTGCCCGGCCTGGCCGGGACGGAGATCTGCCGGCGGCTCCGCGAGGCCGGCGACTGGACGCCGGTCATCTTCCTCACCGCCCGGGACGACGAGGTCGACCGGATCGTCGGCCTGGAGCTGGGCGCGGACGACTACGTGACCAAGCCGTTCAGCCCCCGGGAGCTGGTCGCCCGGGTCCGGGCGGTGCTGCGTCGGGCCGCCGGAGCCCCGGCCGGGGCGGAGCAGCCCCGGGTGGTCGGCCCGGTCGTCCTCGACCCGGCCCGCCGGACGGTCACCGCCGCCGGCGCCCCGGTCCAGCTCACCTCCACCGAGTTCGACCTGCTCGCCCACCTGATGGCCCGGCCGGGCCGGGTCTTCACCCGGGAGGAGCTGCTCGCCGGGGTGTGGGGGTACGCCGCGCACGCCGGCACCCGGACCGTCGACGTGCACGTGGCGCAGGTCCGCGCGAAGCTCGGCCCGGCCAGCGTGATCCGCACCCACCGCGGCGTCGGGTACGCGGCCGATGCCTGA
- a CDS encoding thiolase family protein, with protein sequence MSDAVIVGAVRTPVGRRKGSLAGVHPVDLSAHVLRALAERTGIEPGQVDDVVWGCVSQVGEQSWNVARNAVLAAGWPESVPGTTVDRQCGSSQQALHFAAATVLSGQADLVVAGGVESMTRVPMGSSVAGGMPFSGQILERYRGVEGVAQDSPLPFNQGVGAELIAERWRFSRTQLDEFALASHEKAAAAQDAGAFDPELAPVALADGGKFAADEGIRRDTSLAKLGELATPFRADGVVTAGSASQISDGAAALAVTTSEWASRHGLRPLARVHTAVVAGDDPVAMLTAPIPATAKALRRAGLGIEEIGVYEVNEAFAPVPLAWLAETEADPERLNPRGGAIALGHPLGGSGARIMTTMLQHMRDNGIRYGLQTMCEGGGMANATIVELL encoded by the coding sequence ATGAGTGACGCGGTCATCGTCGGTGCGGTACGAACCCCGGTCGGGCGGCGCAAGGGCAGCCTCGCCGGCGTCCATCCGGTGGACCTTTCGGCGCACGTGCTGCGCGCCCTCGCCGAGCGCACCGGCATCGAGCCCGGCCAGGTCGACGACGTGGTGTGGGGCTGCGTCTCGCAGGTCGGTGAGCAGTCGTGGAACGTCGCCCGCAACGCGGTGCTCGCCGCGGGCTGGCCGGAGTCGGTGCCCGGCACCACGGTCGACCGGCAGTGCGGGTCGAGCCAGCAGGCGCTGCACTTCGCCGCCGCCACCGTCCTCTCCGGTCAGGCCGACCTGGTGGTCGCCGGTGGCGTGGAGTCGATGACCCGGGTGCCGATGGGTTCCAGCGTGGCCGGCGGGATGCCGTTCAGCGGCCAGATCCTGGAGCGCTACCGGGGCGTCGAGGGCGTCGCCCAGGACTCCCCGCTCCCGTTCAACCAGGGCGTCGGCGCCGAGCTGATCGCCGAGCGCTGGCGCTTCTCCCGCACCCAGCTCGACGAGTTCGCGCTGGCCAGCCACGAGAAGGCCGCCGCCGCGCAGGACGCCGGCGCGTTCGACCCGGAGCTGGCCCCGGTGGCGCTCGCCGACGGCGGGAAGTTCGCCGCCGACGAGGGCATCCGCCGGGACACCTCGCTGGCCAAGCTCGGCGAGCTGGCCACCCCGTTCCGGGCCGACGGCGTGGTCACCGCCGGGTCCGCGTCCCAGATCTCCGACGGCGCCGCGGCGCTCGCCGTCACCACCAGCGAGTGGGCCAGCCGGCACGGGCTGCGCCCGCTGGCCCGGGTGCACACCGCCGTGGTCGCCGGCGACGACCCGGTCGCCATGCTCACCGCCCCCATTCCGGCCACCGCGAAGGCGCTGCGCCGCGCGGGGCTGGGCATCGAGGAGATCGGGGTGTACGAGGTGAACGAGGCGTTCGCCCCGGTCCCGCTGGCCTGGTTGGCGGAGACCGAGGCGGACCCGGAGCGGCTCAACCCGCGCGGCGGCGCCATCGCCCTCGGTCACCCGCTCGGCGGGTCCGGCGCCCGGATCATGACGACGATGCTCCAGCACATGCGGGACAACGGCATCCGCTACGGCCTGCAGACCATGTGCGAGGGCGGCGGCATGGCCAACGCCACCATCGTCGAGCTGCTCTGA
- a CDS encoding PH domain-containing protein — MQSQSSPVHQWRVPVILPVAKLIGAVVVVGLGLLLAGDDRVQPVLAGLAAAALAGWGLRDLVAPVRLAADRDGITVAQGFAGHRRLPWREVEAITVDRRTRRGLTAETLEIDAGESLHLFGRYDLNAPPAEVAETLRAAQAAAR; from the coding sequence ATGCAGTCACAGTCCTCCCCCGTCCACCAGTGGCGGGTGCCGGTGATCCTGCCGGTGGCGAAGCTGATCGGCGCGGTCGTCGTGGTCGGGCTCGGGCTGCTCCTCGCCGGTGACGACCGGGTCCAGCCGGTGCTGGCCGGGCTGGCCGCCGCCGCGCTGGCCGGCTGGGGGCTGCGCGACCTGGTGGCGCCGGTCCGGCTGGCCGCGGACCGGGACGGGATCACGGTGGCCCAGGGCTTCGCCGGGCACCGTCGGCTGCCCTGGCGGGAGGTCGAGGCGATCACGGTGGACCGGCGTACCCGCCGAGGACTCACCGCGGAGACCCTGGAGATCGACGCGGGGGAGTCGCTGCACCTCTTCGGCCGGTACGACCTGAACGCGCCGCCGGCCGAGGTGGCCGAGACGCTCCGGGCGGCGCAGGCCGCCGCCCGCTGA
- a CDS encoding rhomboid family intramembrane serine protease: MTERSGQAGDGTGGSVPTTPVCYRHPDRETYIRCTRCDRPICPECMREASVGHQCPECVNEGRRSVRPARTAFGGGAAGRHGYVTKTLIALNVLVMLLSIAWDRGGDAAAGGAGFGGLMGGGTPLTEWGGVLGYASYVNFGPAHGIAAGEWYRLVTAMFLHYGLVHLLLNMWALWVLGRTLEAVLGPLRFLALYLIAGLGGNVAVYLFSAPNSTAVGASTAIFGLFAAIFVIMRRLGRDTSAIVPILVINLIFTFTVPGISIAGHLGGLVAGALMALVLAYAPRMRRTVFQAAGGAILLVALLGLALVRTGMLLGG; encoded by the coding sequence ATGACTGAGCGCTCCGGGCAGGCGGGTGACGGGACCGGCGGGTCGGTGCCGACCACCCCGGTCTGCTACCGCCACCCCGACCGGGAGACGTACATCCGGTGCACTCGGTGCGACCGGCCGATCTGCCCGGAGTGCATGCGGGAGGCCTCGGTCGGGCACCAGTGCCCGGAGTGCGTCAACGAGGGACGCCGCAGCGTGCGGCCGGCGCGCACCGCCTTCGGTGGCGGTGCCGCCGGCCGCCACGGCTACGTGACGAAGACGCTGATCGCGCTGAACGTGCTGGTCATGCTGCTCTCCATCGCCTGGGACCGGGGCGGGGACGCGGCGGCCGGCGGCGCCGGCTTCGGCGGCCTGATGGGCGGCGGCACCCCGCTGACCGAGTGGGGTGGGGTGCTCGGCTACGCCTCGTACGTCAACTTCGGCCCGGCCCACGGCATCGCCGCCGGCGAGTGGTACCGGCTGGTCACCGCGATGTTCCTGCACTACGGCCTGGTGCACCTGCTGCTGAACATGTGGGCGCTGTGGGTGCTCGGCCGGACGCTGGAGGCGGTGCTCGGCCCGCTGCGCTTCCTGGCGCTCTACCTGATCGCCGGGCTCGGCGGCAACGTGGCGGTCTACCTCTTCAGCGCGCCCAACAGCACGGCGGTCGGCGCGTCCACCGCCATCTTCGGTCTCTTCGCGGCGATCTTCGTGATCATGCGGCGGCTCGGCCGGGACACCTCGGCCATCGTGCCGATCCTGGTGATCAATCTGATCTTCACGTTCACCGTGCCGGGCATCTCCATCGCCGGCCACCTGGGCGGTCTGGTCGCCGGCGCGCTGATGGCGCTGGTCCTGGCGTACGCGCCGCGGATGCGGCGGACCGTCTTCCAGGCCGCCGGCGGCGCGATCCTGCTGGTGGCGCTCCTCGGGCTGGCCCTGGTCCGCACCGGCATGCTGCTCGGCGGCTGA
- a CDS encoding peptidylprolyl isomerase — protein MAEAVYATLHTNAGPIRLELFPNHAPKTVRNFVDLAEGNREYTDPRTGQPGSGPYYDGTISHRVISGFMVQMGDPTGTGRGGPGYTFADEFHPELRFDRPYLLAMANAGPGTNGSQFFITVSPTPHLNNRHTIFGQVADEQSAKVVDSIANTPTGPSDRPLQDVVIERVEVERKPV, from the coding sequence GTGGCCGAGGCTGTCTACGCCACCTTGCACACCAACGCTGGCCCGATCCGGCTGGAGCTCTTCCCCAACCACGCGCCGAAGACCGTCCGTAACTTCGTCGACCTGGCCGAGGGCAACCGTGAGTACACCGACCCGCGCACCGGTCAGCCGGGCAGCGGGCCGTACTACGACGGCACCATCTCGCACCGCGTGATCAGCGGTTTCATGGTCCAGATGGGTGACCCGACCGGCACCGGTCGCGGTGGCCCGGGCTACACGTTCGCCGACGAGTTCCACCCGGAGCTGCGCTTCGACCGGCCGTACCTGCTGGCGATGGCGAACGCCGGGCCGGGCACCAACGGCTCGCAGTTCTTCATCACGGTCTCGCCGACGCCGCACCTGAACAACCGGCACACCATCTTCGGCCAGGTGGCCGACGAGCAGTCGGCGAAGGTCGTGGACTCGATCGCGAACACCCCGACCGGGCCGAGCGACCGGCCGCTGCAGGACGTGGTCATCGAGCGCGTCGAGGTCGAGCGCAAGCCGGTCTGA
- the corA gene encoding magnesium/cobalt transporter CorA, whose protein sequence is MTDRIERGRPAAQKGGPGLRPRAWAAPVRAMTRILNADGSPRTAAPAGPGRSGIVDCGLYVDGKRQPGEWNYADALAAARRERHGFVWLGLHEPGLDEMTAIAATFGLHELAVEDAVKAQQRPKLERFGEVTFLVLRTARYCEHTELTENSEVVETGQVMLFIGPNFLISVRHGDACRLAPVRADLEAKRDLLLHGPWAVAYAITDRVVDLYLEVADQLEDDLDVLEADVFDRQGTGRIQRIYQMKRELVEFKRAVMPLQRPLLTLTSQVNREVPQEVRRYFRDVQDHLSRTVEQVNSYDDLLNSILQARLAQVTVDQNNDMRKIAAWAAIGAVWTAIAGIYGMNFKYMPELGWTYGYPGVWALMLVSSFTLYRLFRRNGWL, encoded by the coding sequence ATGACCGATCGGATCGAGCGCGGCCGACCGGCGGCGCAGAAGGGCGGCCCGGGGCTCCGGCCCCGCGCCTGGGCCGCGCCGGTACGCGCCATGACCCGCATCCTCAACGCCGACGGCTCTCCCCGTACCGCGGCGCCGGCCGGACCGGGCCGCAGCGGGATCGTGGACTGCGGCCTCTACGTAGACGGCAAGCGCCAGCCCGGCGAGTGGAACTACGCCGACGCGCTGGCGGCGGCCCGCCGGGAGCGGCACGGGTTCGTCTGGTTGGGGCTGCACGAGCCCGGACTGGACGAGATGACCGCCATCGCCGCCACCTTCGGGCTGCACGAGCTGGCGGTCGAGGACGCGGTCAAGGCCCAGCAGCGCCCCAAGCTGGAGCGCTTCGGCGAGGTCACCTTCCTGGTGCTGCGGACCGCCCGCTACTGCGAGCACACGGAGCTGACCGAGAACTCCGAGGTGGTCGAGACCGGTCAGGTGATGCTCTTCATCGGGCCGAACTTCCTGATCAGCGTCCGGCACGGCGACGCCTGCCGGCTCGCACCGGTCCGGGCCGACCTGGAGGCGAAGCGGGACCTGCTGCTGCACGGGCCGTGGGCGGTCGCGTACGCGATCACCGACCGGGTGGTGGACCTCTACCTGGAGGTGGCCGACCAGCTTGAGGACGACCTGGACGTGCTGGAGGCGGACGTCTTCGACCGGCAGGGCACCGGGCGGATCCAGCGGATCTACCAGATGAAGCGGGAGCTGGTGGAGTTCAAGCGGGCGGTGATGCCGTTGCAGCGGCCGCTGCTCACCCTCACCTCGCAGGTCAACCGGGAGGTGCCGCAGGAGGTGCGGCGCTACTTCCGGGACGTCCAGGACCACCTCAGCCGCACCGTCGAGCAGGTCAACTCCTACGACGACCTGCTCAACTCGATCCTCCAGGCGCGGCTGGCCCAGGTCACCGTCGACCAGAACAACGACATGCGCAAGATCGCCGCGTGGGCCGCGATAGGCGCGGTGTGGACCGCGATCGCCGGCATCTACGGCATGAACTTCAAGTACATGCCCGAGCTGGGGTGGACGTACGGCTATCCGGGCGTCTGGGCCCTGATGCTGGTGTCGTCGTTCACGCTGTACCGCCTGTTCCGCCGCAACGGCTGGCTCTGA
- a CDS encoding PLP-dependent aminotransferase family protein has translation MTAEQLISFARGAPSLDIVDVEGLKAAAVRAFDADPAGITAYGTSVGYPPLRKWIAEKHGVEADQVLITNGSLQADAFLFDHLVRRGDAVVVERPTYDRTLLNLQKMGGEIHGVTVQPDGLDTAELRKLLESGVRPRLAHVIPNYQNPAGVTLSLDKRRELLDLAAEYEFTIFEDDPYADIRFRGEPLPSMLSMDTRGLVVHASSFTKTVCPGVRVGYLVGPAELIAAIAKRATSLYISPGMVSEAIVHQFCVSGDIDRSIEKVSTALGERARVLAESLRRHIPEARFVEPDGGYFLWVELPEDVEVDRLAPAAAERGVAVVKGSDFVLEGGRHALRLAFSAVTADRIDEGVRRLAEAMEAVRG, from the coding sequence ATGACCGCCGAGCAGCTGATCTCCTTCGCCCGTGGCGCTCCCTCACTGGACATCGTCGATGTCGAGGGGCTCAAGGCCGCCGCCGTCCGCGCCTTCGACGCCGACCCCGCCGGGATCACGGCGTACGGCACCTCCGTCGGCTACCCGCCCCTGCGCAAATGGATCGCGGAGAAGCACGGGGTCGAGGCCGACCAGGTGCTGATCACCAACGGCTCGCTCCAGGCCGACGCCTTCCTCTTCGACCACCTGGTCCGGCGGGGCGACGCGGTGGTGGTCGAGCGCCCCACGTACGACCGGACACTGCTCAACCTGCAGAAGATGGGTGGCGAGATCCACGGTGTGACGGTCCAGCCGGACGGCCTGGACACCGCCGAGCTGCGCAAGCTGCTGGAGTCGGGGGTGCGGCCGCGGCTCGCGCACGTCATCCCGAACTACCAGAACCCGGCCGGCGTCACCCTCTCCCTGGACAAGCGCCGCGAGCTGCTCGACCTGGCGGCCGAGTACGAGTTCACGATCTTCGAGGACGACCCGTACGCGGACATCCGGTTCCGGGGCGAGCCGCTGCCGTCGATGCTCTCGATGGACACCCGCGGCCTGGTGGTGCACGCCTCCAGCTTCACCAAGACGGTCTGCCCGGGCGTCCGGGTCGGCTACCTGGTCGGCCCGGCGGAGTTGATCGCCGCCATCGCGAAGAGGGCCACCAGCCTCTACATCTCGCCCGGCATGGTCTCTGAGGCGATCGTGCACCAGTTCTGCGTCTCGGGGGACATCGACCGCTCGATCGAGAAGGTGTCGACCGCGCTCGGCGAGCGGGCCCGGGTGCTCGCCGAGTCGCTGCGCCGGCACATCCCGGAGGCCCGGTTCGTGGAGCCGGACGGCGGCTACTTCCTCTGGGTGGAGCTGCCGGAGGACGTCGAGGTGGACCGGTTGGCGCCGGCCGCGGCCGAGCGGGGCGTGGCGGTGGTGAAGGGGAGCGACTTCGTGCTCGAGGGTGGCCGGCACGCGCTGCGGCTGGCCTTCTCCGCGGTGACCGCGGACCGGATCGACGAGGGTGTCCGCCGGCTGGCGGAGGCGATGGAGGCCGTTCGCGGCTGA
- a CDS encoding 3'(2'),5'-bisphosphate nucleotidase CysQ produces MSDDIDRLDDQAFARWLAGHAGAALTALRANRGFADPRALKDAGDRASHELMLAALARYRPADEVLSEEQADSRQDFSTGDRPARLDADRVWIIDPLDGTREFSEEGRTDWAVHVALWDRSAGPAGGLTAGAVGLPARTGADGNPLVLGTNEPTAPASDGPLRIAVSRSRPPAFVPELIQELGAEAVPMGSAGVKVCAVVTGQADAYVHAGGQYEWDSAAPVAVALGAGMHASRIDGSPLRYNAANPRLPDLLVCRPEHAEQLLKAIDRFL; encoded by the coding sequence GTGTCCGACGACATCGACCGGCTCGACGATCAGGCCTTCGCGCGGTGGCTGGCCGGCCACGCCGGGGCGGCGCTGACCGCGTTACGCGCCAACCGGGGCTTCGCCGACCCGCGCGCCCTCAAGGACGCCGGCGACCGCGCTTCGCACGAGCTGATGCTGGCGGCGCTGGCCCGCTACCGGCCGGCCGACGAGGTGCTCTCCGAGGAACAGGCGGACTCCCGGCAGGACTTCTCCACCGGGGACCGGCCGGCCCGCCTCGACGCCGACCGGGTCTGGATCATCGACCCGTTGGACGGCACCCGGGAGTTCTCGGAGGAGGGGCGGACCGACTGGGCGGTCCACGTGGCCCTCTGGGACCGCTCGGCCGGCCCCGCCGGCGGGTTGACCGCCGGCGCCGTCGGCCTGCCCGCCCGGACCGGTGCGGACGGCAACCCCCTGGTCCTGGGTACGAACGAACCCACCGCCCCGGCGTCCGACGGTCCGCTGCGGATCGCGGTCAGCCGCAGCCGGCCGCCGGCGTTCGTCCCCGAGCTGATCCAGGAGCTGGGCGCGGAGGCGGTGCCGATGGGCTCGGCGGGCGTCAAGGTCTGCGCCGTGGTGACCGGCCAGGCCGACGCGTACGTGCACGCCGGCGGCCAGTACGAGTGGGACTCCGCTGCGCCGGTGGCCGTCGCGCTCGGTGCGGGGATGCACGCGTCCCGCATCGACGGTTCGCCGCTGCGCTACAACGCCGCCAACCCACGCCTGCCCGACCTGCTCGTCTGCCGGCCGGAGCACGCCGAGCAGCTGCTCAAGGCCATCGACCGGTTCCTGTGA